The window ACGTTGGAGTCCACCTTGGAGGAGCGACGAGCCAAGAGCATGGCTTCCACAGCCGAGGTGCTCTCATCGAGCATCGAGCCGTTGGCGGTTGCCAGACCGGTGAGGTCAGTGACCATGGTCTGGAAGTTGATGATGGCTTCCAGACGACCCTGGGAAATCTCAGGCTGGTAGGGCGTGTATGCCGTATACCAGCTGGGGTTCTCCAACACGTTGCGCTTGATCACCGCAGGAGTAATCGTGTCGTAGTAACCCTGACCGATCAGTGAGCGACGAAGAGTGTTCTTCGAGGCCAACTCACGCAGTTCCGCAATCGTTTCGCGCTCAGTAGCAGGCTCAGGGAGCAGAGATGAGCCAGCAGCACGGAACTGGTCGACGTGAATCGACTCAGGGATTGCAGCCTCGATGAGGTGCTCGATGCTGTCATAGCCCAGGTGCTTCAGCATCTGGGCTTGTGCTGCAGAGTCAGTTCCGATGTGGCGGTTGACGAACGCGTTCGACATTCAATTTCCTTGACAGGTTGAGGGCATTACAAAAGTTGGAACAGGTGCTGCCGGGGCAGCGACGAGAGTTCTTGTGAACTATTCGCCCGTGAGTGCGGTGTAGGCGTCAGCGTCCAGCAGTGCGGGAACGTCAGCGAAGCTCACCTTGATGAGCCAGCCAGCGCCGAAGGGGTCTTCGTTGACGAGCTCAGGGCTGGAGACAACTGCGTCGTTGACCTCGGTGACAGTTCCGGTGACAGGGGCGTAAAGCTCTCCTACGCTCTTGGTGGACTCGATCTCGCCAACAACGGTGCCCGCGGTGATGGAGGCGCCGACCTTGGGCAGCTCAACGTAGACAACGTCGCCGAGCTTCTCAGCTGCGTAGGCGGTGATGCCCACTGTTGCGCTGTCGCCGTCGACAAGCAGCCACTCGTGTTCTTCGGTGTACTTCAGGTTGGTGGGGTTAGCCATGGTTAGTTCTTCTTTCTGCTGTAGAAGGGTAAAGCGGTAACGGTATAGGGAAGACGAGTGCCGCGGATATCCACATCCACGATGGTGCCCAGCTCGGAGACCGAGGGGTCAACGAACGCCATGGCAACGGGGTATTCAAGCGTGGGTGACAGGGCACCGGAGGTGACCACACCCACCTTGTTCTCACCGGAGTAGACCTCATAGTCAGCACGAGCAGCACGCTTGCCTTCGCCGACGAGACCCACCAGAACGGGAGCATCTGCAGAGACGCCCTTCTCAGATGCTGCGCGTCCGACGAAGTCGCCTTCCTTGGACAGGGCAACAACCTTGCCCAGGCCTGCCTGAACAGGAGCGGTGGTGAGGTTGAGCTCGTGACCATAGAGAGGCATACCGGCCTCGAGGCGGAGAGTGTCACGGCATGCCAGACCGGTGGGTACCAGTCCACGGCTTTCACCGGCAGCCATCAATGCGTTCCAAAGAACTGCTGCGTGCTGTACATCGACATAGAGCTCAAAGCCGTCTTCACCGGTGTAGCCGGTACGACCGATCAGCATAGGGTTGCCCAGGAACGTAGCAGGAAGAGACCAGTAGTACTTGAGGGACTCAAGGGTGGGCTCGGGACGCTCAGCAGCTTCAGCTGCGAGCTCGAGACCGACGGTGTGCTTGAGAATGTCGAGAGCGTTGGGTCCCTGCACGGCAATAAGCGCAGTGGCGTCGCTTTCGTCCTTGACGTTGACATCAAAACCTGTGGTGCGGTGGTTCAGTGCCTCAACGGCAGGGAAACGGTTACCTGCATTGGCCACAACCAACCAGTGCTGCTCACCGAGGCGGTAGACCACGAGGTCATCAATGATGCCACCTGCTTCGTTGAGCAGAAGAGAGTACTTAGCCTGGCCAATGTTGATGGCAGAGAGTTTGCCAGCGAGTGCGTAGTCCAGGAATGCACCAGCTTCTGGGCCGGTGACGGAGATCTCAGCCATGTGGGAGATATCGAAAATACCGGCAGCAGTGCGCACGGCGTGGTGCTCAGCCAGGTCGCTGTCATAGCGAACGGGCATCATGAAGCCCGCGAAGTCGGTGAAGCTGGCACCGAGTGATTCGTGCACGGC of the Aurantimicrobium photophilum genome contains:
- the gcvT gene encoding glycine cleavage system aminomethyltransferase GcvT, yielding MSDSPRYSPLYAVHESLGASFTDFAGFMMPVRYDSDLAEHHAVRTAAGIFDISHMAEISVTGPEAGAFLDYALAGKLSAINIGQAKYSLLLNEAGGIIDDLVVYRLGEQHWLVVANAGNRFPAVEALNHRTTGFDVNVKDESDATALIAVQGPNALDILKHTVGLELAAEAAERPEPTLESLKYYWSLPATFLGNPMLIGRTGYTGEDGFELYVDVQHAAVLWNALMAAGESRGLVPTGLACRDTLRLEAGMPLYGHELNLTTAPVQAGLGKVVALSKEGDFVGRAASEKGVSADAPVLVGLVGEGKRAARADYEVYSGENKVGVVTSGALSPTLEYPVAMAFVDPSVSELGTIVDVDIRGTRLPYTVTALPFYSRKKN
- the gcvH gene encoding glycine cleavage system protein GcvH; translation: MANPTNLKYTEEHEWLLVDGDSATVGITAYAAEKLGDVVYVELPKVGASITAGTVVGEIESTKSVGELYAPVTGTVTEVNDAVVSSPELVNEDPFGAGWLIKVSFADVPALLDADAYTALTGE